One part of the Moorena sp. SIOASIH genome encodes these proteins:
- a CDS encoding pre-peptidase C-terminal domain-containing protein produces the protein MGTFNLGTFSGNPISRNRYTLTTSDATDVFKFRVSNNRQINLNLHNISAGDDANLRLYRDTNNNGIFDLGDQQVASSLQGGNADDVINYSATSGTYFAQVKRYAPGSNGNVSYDLELSRTSKPNTYQPFNPNQVFSLNSNSGAEHIIYLDFDGHTTTNTLWNKNFGSSIVTPAYDTDGDTSNFSTAERETIWRIWQRVAEDFSPFDVNVTTAQPSDDQLKKTSDSDSQWGIRVVIGGDGSWYQKGTGGLAYMNSFNWDSDTPAFIFSENRAGGNEKAVAETISHEVAHTLGLTHDGNLTNEYYNGHGNGSVETGWAPIMGEGNDRNLTQWSKGEYTGASNQEDDLDIITGQNGFGYRLDDYSNQLTSAAALSINDGQVETYGIIEQNNDIDWFTFNSTTGNIALDIKPFERGPNLDILAQLYNASGQLISSSNPIGSLSASFNVDLNPGQYYLSIDGTGQGNLATGYSDYGSLGQYSITGTVA, from the coding sequence ATGGGTACTTTCAATTTAGGCACTTTCAGCGGCAATCCCATCAGCCGCAATCGTTACACACTCACTACCTCAGACGCCACTGATGTGTTTAAGTTTAGGGTCTCAAACAACCGTCAAATTAACCTAAATTTACACAATATCAGTGCGGGAGATGATGCTAACCTCAGACTCTACCGGGACACTAACAACAATGGCATCTTTGACTTGGGCGACCAACAAGTGGCTAGCTCTTTACAGGGTGGCAATGCTGACGATGTTATCAACTACAGTGCTACCAGTGGAACTTACTTTGCCCAGGTAAAACGCTATGCTCCTGGTAGCAATGGAAATGTTTCCTATGATTTAGAGTTGTCTAGAACTAGCAAACCAAATACCTATCAGCCCTTTAACCCGAACCAAGTCTTTTCCCTCAACAGTAACTCAGGGGCAGAGCACATTATCTACCTTGACTTTGATGGTCATACTACCACAAATACCCTATGGAACAAGAACTTCGGGAGTTCCATTGTGACCCCTGCCTATGACACGGATGGGGATACTTCCAATTTCTCCACTGCTGAGAGAGAGACTATTTGGCGCATTTGGCAACGGGTGGCAGAAGACTTTAGTCCCTTTGATGTGAATGTGACTACTGCCCAACCTTCCGATGACCAACTCAAAAAAACTAGCGATAGTGATTCCCAATGGGGCATTCGCGTTGTGATTGGGGGAGATGGTTCCTGGTATCAAAAAGGTACCGGTGGTTTGGCTTATATGAATTCATTCAACTGGGACAGTGATACCCCCGCCTTTATTTTTTCAGAGAATCGCGCTGGAGGTAATGAGAAAGCGGTGGCTGAAACTATTAGCCATGAGGTAGCTCATACCTTGGGTCTTACACATGACGGTAATTTAACCAACGAGTACTACAATGGTCATGGCAATGGCAGTGTCGAAACAGGGTGGGCTCCTATTATGGGAGAGGGCAACGATAGAAATCTAACTCAATGGAGCAAAGGTGAGTATACCGGTGCCAGCAACCAAGAAGATGACCTAGATATCATCACTGGGCAAAATGGTTTTGGCTATCGCCTGGACGATTATAGTAACCAGCTAACCAGTGCAGCAGCGCTATCGATCAATGATGGTCAGGTGGAAACTTATGGCATTATTGAACAAAATAACGACATTGACTGGTTCACGTTCAATTCAACAACGGGCAACATAGCCCTAGATATTAAGCCTTTTGAGCGAGGACCTAATTTAGACATTCTGGCTCAGCTATATAATGCTTCCGGTCAACTGATTAGCTCCTCTAATCCCATCGGTTCTCTGTCCGCTAGCTTTAATGTTGACCTGAATCCAGGACAGTATTATCTAAGCATTGATGGTACTGGTCAAGGAAACTTAGCTACCGGATACAGTGATTACGGCAGCTTAGGACAATACTCTATTACAGGCACGGTTGCTTAG
- a CDS encoding thermonuclease family protein: protein MTDLISEILSKVGSVASQVPPYFESLETYAVKKVSDADTIDVIDASGEEITVRFVYIDAPETPKGWGYKKLEDKNQDNALYQSQFKWGKEGKDWVKQLVEENGNKVKLRITDIDTRYNRSIGEVYLLDGTFLQHSLVKEGLALIYYDYFSKCPREMAISLLLAEADAERQGKGLWQEPKSGFIQPWLFRPLKKKQKALLEDPDADQQLTEKIQTLCEDLEGGKMTKDQFEDRFKETLK, encoded by the coding sequence ATGACAGACTTGATTAGTGAAATTTTAAGTAAAGTAGGGTCAGTTGCTTCTCAAGTACCGCCATACTTTGAGTCCCTAGAGACCTACGCTGTTAAGAAAGTTTCCGATGCTGACACCATTGATGTGATTGATGCCTCCGGAGAAGAAATTACAGTGCGCTTCGTTTACATTGATGCACCAGAAACTCCTAAGGGGTGGGGTTACAAAAAACTTGAGGATAAAAATCAGGACAATGCGCTCTATCAAAGTCAATTTAAGTGGGGCAAAGAAGGTAAAGACTGGGTCAAACAGTTGGTAGAAGAAAACGGGAATAAAGTTAAATTGAGAATTACCGACATCGACACTCGCTACAATCGTAGCATTGGCGAAGTTTACTTATTGGATGGCACGTTTCTTCAGCATAGTTTAGTAAAAGAAGGATTAGCACTGATTTATTACGATTATTTTAGTAAGTGCCCTCGTGAGATGGCTATCTCTCTTCTGTTGGCAGAGGCAGATGCGGAACGCCAAGGAAAAGGGTTATGGCAAGAACCGAAGTCAGGATTTATCCAGCCTTGGTTGTTTCGTCCCCTTAAGAAAAAGCAAAAAGCCCTGCTTGAAGACCCAGATGCAGATCAGCAGCTTACAGAAAAAATTCAAACCCTCTGTGAAGACCTAGAAGGTGGCAAAATGACTAAAGATCAGTTTGAGGATAGGTTTAAGGAGACGCTGAAGTAA
- a CDS encoding transposase, which translates to MFVLEFKVNPKPTQISAIEEAIRTTQFVRNKALRYWMDHRGVGKKELFRYNTLLRKEFKFVEDLNSHACQVGIERVVRAINRFFENCKKSKPGKKGYPRFKKRSRSVEYKISGWKLSENRKHIEFTDKKRIGRLKLIGSRDLNYFQPEQIKRVSILRRADGYYVQFIIGLDPRDIVPAIEPSQKALGLDLGIKYFLAQSNGQTEPNPQFYRKSERQLNRANRKKSKKFRKGKPQTQNYIKARQRYARKHLRVSRQREEFAKRVALRLIQSNVWRAYVRAACRRQDLNVKGLVKNRRLSKSISDAGWSNFRRWLEYFGYKYSNVTVAVPPHNTSQNCSNCGKKVHKSLSTRTHICPDCGLIQYRYINAALNILQLGLSTVCPTGTYTLGERFPLAALDRSCSVTEPQ; encoded by the coding sequence ATGTTTGTACTAGAGTTCAAAGTCAATCCCAAGCCCACACAAATCTCAGCCATAGAGGAAGCCATTCGGACAACACAGTTTGTCAGAAATAAAGCGCTTCGCTATTGGATGGATCATCGTGGCGTGGGAAAGAAAGAACTTTTTAGGTACAACACATTGCTTAGAAAAGAGTTTAAGTTTGTTGAGGATTTAAACTCTCATGCTTGTCAAGTAGGGATAGAGCGGGTTGTCAGAGCAATTAATCGATTTTTTGAGAATTGCAAAAAGAGCAAACCCGGTAAGAAGGGCTATCCTCGCTTTAAAAAGCGCTCTCGTTCAGTTGAGTATAAAATCTCAGGCTGGAAGTTATCGGAAAACCGAAAACACATTGAATTTACCGATAAGAAAAGAATTGGTCGGCTCAAACTCATTGGTTCTCGTGATTTAAATTACTTTCAACCCGAACAGATTAAACGGGTTTCGATTTTGAGACGGGCTGATGGATATTATGTGCAATTCATTATTGGATTAGACCCTAGAGACATCGTCCCAGCAATAGAACCTTCTCAAAAAGCGCTAGGGCTGGATTTAGGGATTAAATACTTTCTGGCACAGAGCAATGGTCAGACAGAACCGAATCCACAGTTCTACCGAAAATCTGAGCGACAACTGAACCGAGCTAACCGAAAAAAGTCTAAAAAGTTCCGTAAAGGAAAACCACAAACTCAGAACTATATCAAGGCAAGACAGAGATACGCACGAAAACATTTAAGAGTAAGTCGGCAGCGAGAAGAGTTTGCAAAGAGAGTTGCACTCCGTTTAATCCAGTCTAACGTATGGCGCGCCTATGTTCGCGCAGCGTGCCGAAGGCAAGACTTAAATGTTAAAGGCTTGGTCAAAAATCGTCGTCTTTCCAAAAGTATTAGTGATGCTGGATGGTCAAATTTCCGCAGATGGTTAGAATACTTTGGTTATAAATATAGCAATGTTACGGTGGCAGTACCGCCTCATAATACCTCTCAAAACTGTTCTAATTGTGGGAAAAAAGTGCATAAATCTCTATCAACAAGAACCCATATTTGTCCTGATTGTGGGTTGATTCAATACCGGTATATTAACGCTGCATTGAACATTTTGCAACTGGGTTTAAGTACGGTGTGCCCCACCGGAACTTATACGCTTGGGGAGAGATTCCCTCTAGCTGCGTTGGATAGGTCCTGCTCAGTTACGGAGCCTCAATGA